The following proteins are encoded in a genomic region of Phycisphaerae bacterium:
- the rsmH gene encoding 16S rRNA (cytosine(1402)-N(4))-methyltransferase RsmH translates to MSAFEQSGNEEQSLPERRRRPRYSGTHPKNYRQKYKEHNISAHPDLKAHLRAKGKTPAGTHVPVLIEEVLGCLKPSPGQVVADCTVGYGGHSLEFIKRIGPTGKLIAFDVDGAELERTRQRLAKEKVPVSFHHSNFAGIAKALKEEKLDGYDVIFADLGVSSMQIDNPDRGISYKNEGPLDMRMDDRLKRSGADLLKSLSEDELAKALWELSDEPDYQEIARMIVAQRGVQPITQVSQLVRLVFAVKGLTVNSWKKKQRSSKFGSLHPAARTFQALRILVNDELGSLKELLRLAPYCLRPGGRIGIISFHSGEDRLVKQSFRDGVENGIYQSISQNAIVPRIREIASNPRCSSAKFRWAVKDNGK, encoded by the coding sequence ATGAGTGCATTTGAACAATCCGGAAATGAGGAGCAATCGTTACCTGAACGCCGCCGACGCCCCAGATACAGCGGCACCCACCCGAAGAATTATCGGCAAAAATATAAGGAACATAACATCTCGGCCCATCCGGATTTAAAAGCTCACTTGCGTGCAAAAGGGAAAACGCCTGCCGGTACTCATGTTCCCGTCCTGATAGAGGAAGTTTTAGGCTGCCTGAAACCCAGCCCCGGCCAGGTTGTCGCGGACTGCACCGTTGGCTACGGCGGCCATTCATTGGAATTTATCAAACGTATAGGCCCGACTGGAAAGCTGATTGCCTTCGATGTTGATGGCGCCGAACTCGAACGCACACGCCAAAGACTGGCCAAAGAGAAAGTACCTGTTAGTTTTCATCACAGCAACTTTGCCGGTATTGCCAAGGCCCTGAAAGAAGAAAAACTGGACGGCTATGACGTTATTTTTGCCGACCTCGGCGTTTCGAGTATGCAGATAGATAATCCAGACCGCGGCATAAGCTATAAAAATGAAGGCCCGCTCGATATGCGGATGGACGACAGGCTAAAGCGCAGCGGCGCGGATTTGCTTAAAAGTCTTTCCGAAGATGAACTGGCCAAAGCCCTTTGGGAACTGTCCGATGAGCCGGATTACCAGGAAATTGCCCGAATGATTGTTGCCCAGCGCGGTGTGCAGCCGATTACACAGGTCTCGCAGCTTGTCCGGCTGGTTTTCGCGGTCAAGGGCTTAACGGTGAACAGCTGGAAAAAAAAGCAGCGAAGCTCTAAATTCGGCTCACTGCATCCTGCTGCCCGCACATTTCAGGCTCTGCGTATATTAGTCAACGATGAACTCGGTTCTCTTAAAGAACTTTTGAGACTTGCTCCATACTGCCTGCGGCCGGGCGGCAGAATCGGTATAATAAGTTTTCATAGCGGTGAAGACCGCCTTGTTAAACAGTCGTTTCGTGACGGCGTTGAAAATGGCATATATCAGTCCATATCGCAAAATGCGATTGTGCCGCGAATCAGGGAAATAGCCTCGAATCCTCGCTGCTCATCGGCCAAATTCCGCTGGGCGGTAAAAGATAATGGTAAGTAA
- a CDS encoding multidrug effflux MFS transporter produces MNKFIAIQIDRWSKLLEKHEVIYIIFLALLAAIPALSTDMYLAAIPFLAKIWNAGENIVSLSLVLWFASFSIFLLICGPISDRFGRKPVLLVGLGVFIAASFLCATAADVWQLIIYRIFQGASAAAPSSMCMAICRDRYEGEKRKRALAYIGIILAVAPMIAPTIGGILLKFSSWRFIFLTQGVLVLITWLLSFGYQETAGEKIKGGIFNMFSRYITLFQNTSYMLANTTMGLLAGPFFGFIAFSSIVYIQIYHLSSMSFGLLFGLNGLMSMLGAFSCTRLMKKYSDIQLLTTSIIGCILAALGLIAFGGVNYFAFAGFISLFTFCCSLSRPLSNHLILWQVNHDIGTASSFIVFYQFIVGATCMWIATAGWKNPIFAFSILAFIFPLVVLIIWPFLLKITGNNKPQLLG; encoded by the coding sequence ATGAATAAATTTATTGCGATACAAATTGACCGGTGGAGCAAACTTCTTGAAAAACATGAAGTGATATATATTATTTTCCTGGCTCTTCTTGCGGCAATACCTGCCTTATCAACAGATATGTATCTTGCTGCAATACCCTTTCTGGCAAAAATATGGAATGCAGGCGAAAATATAGTTAGCCTTTCTCTTGTCCTGTGGTTCGCAAGTTTCAGCATATTCCTTCTAATCTGCGGACCGATATCGGACAGGTTCGGCAGAAAGCCTGTACTGCTTGTTGGCTTAGGAGTTTTCATTGCCGCAAGTTTCCTCTGCGCAACAGCGGCAGACGTATGGCAGTTGATAATTTACAGAATTTTCCAGGGCGCTTCGGCGGCGGCTCCTTCATCAATGTGCATGGCTATTTGCAGAGACCGATACGAAGGTGAAAAAAGAAAACGCGCACTTGCATACATCGGAATTATTCTTGCCGTTGCGCCGATGATTGCTCCCACGATAGGAGGAATACTTTTAAAATTCAGCAGTTGGCGATTTATATTCCTGACTCAGGGCGTACTGGTACTGATAACATGGCTGCTGTCATTCGGCTATCAGGAGACCGCCGGTGAGAAGATAAAAGGCGGCATCTTTAATATGTTCAGCAGATATATAACTCTTTTTCAAAACACAAGTTACATGCTGGCTAATACAACTATGGGACTCCTTGCGGGGCCATTTTTTGGATTTATCGCTTTTTCCTCAATAGTCTATATTCAAATCTATCATTTGTCGTCTATGTCTTTCGGCTTACTGTTCGGCTTGAATGGTTTAATGTCAATGCTCGGAGCCTTTTCCTGCACACGGCTAATGAAAAAATATTCAGATATTCAATTATTAACGACCAGCATAATCGGTTGTATTCTGGCCGCATTGGGGCTTATCGCATTTGGCGGCGTAAATTATTTTGCCTTTGCAGGATTCATAAGCCTTTTCACCTTTTGCTGCAGTCTGAGCCGACCGCTGAGTAATCATCTTATACTGTGGCAGGTAAACCATGATATAGGAACTGCATCTTCTTTCATCGTATTCTATCAGTTTATAGTCGGCGCGACTTGTATGTGGATAGCTACTGCCGGATGGAAAAACCCGATTTTTGCATTTAGCATACTTGCCTTCATTTTTCCGCTTGTTGTATTGATAATCTGGCCGTTTTTGCTAAAGATTACTGGCAATAATAAACCGCAGCTCTTAGGTTAA
- a CDS encoding glycosyl hydrolase family 65 protein, which translates to MQWILKNHKYNREQIELCGNNYLLANGYMGYRGTLEEYTKHQHAACTLTGIYDQFKDKWREPVNAPNCLYVKVYCNGKPLTVRDSIVKDHTQTLDFKNAVHKRETVFRVDHNQIIITSQRFVSLHDLHLMCMKYSISSLKECEITIETGIDGDVWDINGPHLKNLSPRFKDNYLILESVTNELKHTITAVEGIDISFGKQKINKNKHAITRLIEFKAEAGEKYTFTKYVSIFTTNDSVPDPAAACYKTLGNSFEQGYDKLLGNHCTLWHKRWEDADVIIDGDQKAQFALRFSIYHLLAVAPVHSDKISIPARGLSSQVYKGAIFWDTELYMLPFFIYNFPEIARNLVKYRINSLQGARQKAREYGYKGAFYAWESQDDGKEACTHFNVTDVFTGRPIRTYFRDKQVHISADVVYGIWEYYKATGDEKILVDGGAEVILECARFYYSYAYFKKDKNRYEILDVTTPDEHHERVNNNPYTNRMVKYTIDVALETIDLLKNKYNKAYKNLINRINFQDDIEKIEDLQQNLYIPRPLQKNSIIEQFDSYLKLEDISLKHLKSRIIKPNEYLGGPNGLATTTQIIKQADVVLLLNQFKEEYSNKIKKANWEYYEQRTEHGSSLSTCMYSMLAAHLGKIEWAYKYFMKTATIDLDGKYKQYVGTLYIGGTHPAANGGTWLAAIFGFAGLEISNDTPLVKPKLPKKWKRMKFNIRVKGKKFTIEITQNKAKVKIVNNIHI; encoded by the coding sequence ATGCAGTGGATTTTAAAAAATCATAAATACAACAGGGAGCAGATAGAACTTTGCGGGAATAATTATTTGCTCGCAAATGGTTATATGGGTTATCGCGGTACTCTTGAAGAGTACACAAAACATCAGCATGCCGCCTGTACGTTAACCGGAATTTATGATCAGTTCAAAGATAAATGGCGAGAACCTGTAAATGCACCGAATTGCCTTTACGTTAAGGTATATTGCAATGGAAAGCCTCTTACCGTTCGCGACAGTATTGTAAAAGATCATACGCAGACTCTTGACTTTAAAAATGCTGTTCACAAAAGAGAAACTGTTTTTAGAGTTGACCATAATCAAATAATCATAACATCCCAGCGTTTCGTATCGCTGCATGATTTGCATCTGATGTGTATGAAATATTCCATCAGTTCGTTGAAGGAATGTGAAATTACGATTGAAACCGGAATTGACGGCGATGTCTGGGATATTAATGGCCCGCATTTGAAAAATCTCTCCCCTCGCTTTAAAGATAATTATTTGATTTTGGAATCTGTCACAAATGAGCTGAAGCATACAATTACCGCTGTTGAAGGAATTGACATAAGTTTCGGAAAACAGAAAATAAATAAAAATAAACATGCAATAACACGATTAATCGAATTCAAAGCTGAAGCAGGGGAGAAATATACATTTACAAAATATGTTTCAATCTTTACTACAAACGATAGTGTCCCTGACCCCGCGGCGGCCTGCTATAAAACGCTGGGGAATTCTTTTGAACAGGGTTATGACAAATTATTAGGAAACCATTGTACTCTCTGGCACAAAAGATGGGAAGATGCCGATGTTATAATAGATGGTGATCAAAAGGCGCAGTTTGCCTTAAGATTCAGTATATACCACCTGTTGGCCGTGGCACCTGTTCATTCAGATAAGATATCAATACCGGCAAGAGGGCTTTCCTCGCAGGTCTATAAAGGCGCTATCTTCTGGGACACTGAATTATATATGCTGCCGTTTTTTATATATAATTTCCCTGAAATTGCCCGAAATCTTGTAAAATATAGAATCAATTCTTTGCAGGGGGCCAGGCAAAAGGCCAGGGAGTATGGATACAAAGGCGCTTTTTATGCATGGGAAAGCCAGGATGATGGGAAAGAAGCCTGCACGCATTTTAATGTAACAGATGTTTTTACCGGCAGGCCTATCAGAACTTATTTTAGAGATAAACAGGTACATATCAGTGCCGATGTGGTTTATGGTATCTGGGAGTACTATAAGGCAACAGGAGACGAAAAAATATTAGTTGACGGAGGAGCCGAAGTTATACTCGAATGTGCCCGTTTTTATTATTCGTATGCTTATTTTAAAAAAGATAAAAACCGTTACGAAATCCTCGATGTAACCACTCCGGACGAGCACCACGAGAGAGTAAATAATAATCCATATACCAACCGAATGGTCAAATATACAATTGATGTGGCACTTGAAACCATTGATTTATTAAAAAATAAATATAACAAAGCTTATAAAAATTTAATAAATCGGATTAATTTCCAGGATGATATCGAGAAAATAGAAGATTTACAGCAGAACTTATATATTCCTCGTCCATTGCAGAAAAATAGTATCATAGAACAGTTCGATAGCTATCTTAAACTGGAAGATATAAGTTTAAAGCACTTAAAATCAAGGATTATCAAGCCTAATGAGTATCTTGGCGGACCTAATGGGCTGGCAACAACTACACAGATAATTAAACAGGCTGATGTTGTCCTGCTGTTAAATCAATTTAAAGAAGAGTATTCGAATAAGATAAAAAAAGCTAATTGGGAGTATTATGAGCAAAGAACGGAACACGGTTCGAGTTTGAGTACTTGTATGTATTCGATGCTCGCCGCCCATTTGGGGAAGATTGAATGGGCGTATAAATATTTTATGAAAACAGCTACAATTGACCTTGATGGCAAATATAAACAATATGTCGGAACATTATATATCGGCGGAACGCACCCGGCTGCAAATGGAGGAACATGGCTGGCGGCTATATTCGGTTTTGCCGGGCTTGAAATCAGTAATGATACCCCGTTAGTTAAACCCAAATTACCGAAAAAATGGAAGAGAATGAAGTTTAACATCCGGGTTAAGGGTAAAAAGTTCACTATAGAAATAACCCAAAATAAGGCAAAGGTAAAAATTGTCAATAACATCCATATTTAA
- a CDS encoding glycosyl hydrolase family 65 protein: protein MAKIADKYLKIDPWQIIEQGFVPEHGRVSESIFSLGNEYMGVRGYFDEGYSGDKLIGSYFNGVFEEAKVPPATHYKGMVSHSCFMVNTVDWLYSRISIDGETLDIAKSNIKDFTRCLDMKKGILTRRFTWNTSSGKSVKVSFERFLSMANHFLGCQRVSLEPVNFSGKANIRTALDFSIIHESCGKNLWTCPKKGRQDGFIGILGKTLISGHTLFSACQINSSSQKEVQLVEDDKLIGLDFVMDLKQSENAGFDKMVTNYAVKKPNISVDEVWSKGMKMAKGNSALSYDAAYDKQVEYWAETWANSDIVIEGDSENQQGIRYCIFQMHQTYHGEDPGLNIGAKGLTGEAYNGNAFWDTETYCLPFYIFNNPKAARNLLEYRYKTLPKAMERAKELDCQGAFYPIATLDGSETCGLWQHASLQLQASTAVAYGIWHYGKLLSDKEFLYSKGIEILIQVSRMLATRGQWGQKTGKFGFFAVMGPDEFQMMVNNNCYTNFMGKKTFEYTLEVVNEMKINAPAKLEAISEKLGLKKDELKNWKEMAEKMYIPFGSVAGIYEQHDGFFNLPHIDIHSIPVKEFPLYHSWSYDRIYRNDMIKQPDVLMFMFLYNQGFSLEAKKVNYDYYEPRCIHESSLSPSIHSILAVELGKKSEAYDFFKFSTRLDLDNYNRNTAEGLHLTSIAAAWMNIVYGFGGMRSDGEILAFNPSLPEQWGGFSFKLIYNGSVLKITIDSKSAEFKILKGSNQTVRIYGKEYKIDQKGITVKISK, encoded by the coding sequence ATGGCGAAAATAGCCGATAAATATTTAAAAATTGACCCGTGGCAAATTATTGAGCAGGGATTTGTTCCTGAGCATGGAAGAGTTTCCGAATCGATTTTTTCTCTCGGCAATGAATATATGGGAGTTCGCGGTTATTTTGACGAGGGGTATAGCGGCGACAAACTTATCGGCAGTTATTTCAACGGAGTATTTGAAGAAGCAAAAGTTCCTCCGGCAACTCATTATAAGGGAATGGTATCACATAGCTGCTTTATGGTAAACACAGTTGATTGGCTGTACAGCAGAATCAGCATTGATGGCGAGACTCTGGATATTGCGAAATCAAATATAAAAGATTTTACTCGCTGCCTCGATATGAAGAAAGGGATTCTGACTCGCCGGTTTACCTGGAACACCTCTTCCGGAAAATCGGTAAAAGTATCTTTCGAGCGTTTTCTTAGTATGGCAAATCACTTTCTTGGATGCCAGCGTGTCAGCCTTGAACCTGTTAATTTTTCCGGAAAAGCGAATATCAGAACCGCTCTGGATTTTTCAATAATTCACGAATCCTGCGGGAAAAATTTATGGACATGCCCGAAGAAAGGCAGGCAGGATGGTTTTATAGGCATTCTTGGAAAAACCTTAATCAGCGGGCATACGTTATTTTCGGCTTGTCAGATTAACAGTTCTTCACAAAAAGAAGTACAATTAGTTGAGGATGACAAATTAATCGGACTCGATTTTGTTATGGATTTAAAGCAGAGTGAGAATGCCGGCTTTGACAAGATGGTGACAAACTATGCCGTAAAAAAACCTAACATAAGCGTTGATGAGGTATGGTCAAAAGGTATGAAAATGGCAAAAGGTAACAGCGCCTTATCTTATGATGCCGCATACGATAAACAGGTCGAATATTGGGCGGAAACATGGGCCAATTCCGATATAGTAATAGAAGGTGACTCTGAAAATCAGCAGGGCATAAGGTATTGCATTTTTCAGATGCACCAGACCTACCACGGAGAAGATCCGGGCTTAAACATCGGCGCCAAAGGGCTTACAGGAGAAGCATACAACGGCAACGCTTTTTGGGACACTGAGACATATTGTCTGCCGTTTTATATTTTTAACAATCCCAAAGCTGCACGCAATTTACTTGAATACAGATATAAAACCCTTCCCAAAGCAATGGAGCGAGCAAAAGAATTAGATTGCCAAGGCGCGTTTTATCCGATAGCTACTCTTGACGGCAGTGAAACATGTGGTTTATGGCAGCATGCAAGCCTTCAGCTTCAGGCAAGTACAGCGGTTGCTTATGGGATATGGCATTATGGAAAACTTTTGAGTGATAAAGAATTTCTATATAGCAAAGGGATAGAAATATTGATTCAGGTTAGCCGTATGCTTGCAACCCGCGGGCAATGGGGACAAAAAACCGGTAAGTTCGGATTTTTTGCCGTGATGGGACCGGATGAATTTCAAATGATGGTCAATAATAATTGTTATACGAATTTTATGGGAAAGAAAACTTTCGAATATACACTGGAAGTTGTCAATGAGATGAAAATAAATGCCCCGGCAAAGTTAGAAGCTATAAGCGAAAAACTGGGGCTGAAAAAAGATGAACTGAAAAACTGGAAAGAAATGGCGGAAAAGATGTACATTCCGTTTGGCAGTGTTGCCGGAATATATGAGCAGCATGACGGTTTCTTTAATTTGCCTCATATCGATATTCATTCTATTCCTGTCAAAGAATTTCCTCTCTATCACAGTTGGTCGTATGATAGGATTTACAGAAATGATATGATTAAACAGCCTGATGTTCTTATGTTTATGTTTTTATATAATCAGGGATTTTCTCTGGAAGCTAAAAAAGTCAACTATGATTATTATGAACCCAGATGTATACATGAGTCTTCTCTTTCGCCATCGATACATTCCATATTGGCTGTAGAACTCGGCAAAAAAAGCGAGGCTTATGATTTCTTTAAGTTTTCGACCCGGCTGGACCTTGATAATTATAACCGGAATACCGCTGAAGGGCTTCATCTTACTTCAATAGCCGCAGCGTGGATGAATATAGTATATGGTTTTGGCGGTATGAGGTCCGATGGTGAAATTCTCGCCTTTAATCCTTCGCTGCCGGAACAATGGGGTGGATTTAGTTTTAAATTGATTTATAATGGTTCAGTTTTAAAGATAACAATAGACAGCAAATCTGCCGAATTTAAAATATTGAAGGGTAGCAATCAGACCGTCAGGATTTATGGTAAGGAATATAAAATAGATCAAAAGGGGATTACGGTAAAAATTTCTAAATAA
- a CDS encoding glycosyl hydrolase family 28-related protein has product MKFIVIVLLVFGIFMCRAFATDANSLIKNGNFAQNMDYWSFAANVANAGGSAAANVQDDVLKIDINNPGNETYAIQLIQSPIQITNSLRYKVSFDAKASEVCAIEVKVGGVESRGWKDYTNGESAGGTIVYLTPQMENHSFEFGMEETTDPNARLEFQLGKISASSIWIANIKVEAIGKNTVKFVDPTVWVPNPNKMKIPEIKNRGAKLPFIQYEAEEASVKGVILGPSRKFGEIPNEASGKMAVNLNSTGDYVEFTLKEKTNSLVIRYCIPDSNDGKGLTYPISLYVNGTYNREIVLTSEYTWVYGKYPWLNNPQLKEPRYFFDEVNILLSEIPAGAKLKLQRDSKEKIDFCIIDLIDTEVIPAPLKMPENFLSITDFGAIPNDDKDDSNALDACMKSAIEQKKGVWIPAGVFNFSARERHIGNVVLRGAGMWHTVMKVDGNMFWGEGNHFEMHDFAIYGNTKFRVDSIAEDGFRGGAGKGSVIENIWFNHLKVGVWSEKNTDGLIVRNCRFRNLMADGINLCLGTKNSIVENCHFRGTGDDGIAMWAATYNGNNLPSEDNTARFNTIQCPWLANGIAIYGGRNQTIEDNVIYDTVVNGAGININTNYNPVPYSGFIKAQRNTLIRCGSYTDKFKYSMKGAIFICTSGAAGIEADLTMKDIEIYDAAYDGIAFEGRNRVSNAKFENILINGAGKWGIRATGKSVGSASFENVKIKNAMSGTVAADSKTFTIIKEN; this is encoded by the coding sequence ATGAAATTCATCGTAATAGTTTTATTGGTATTTGGGATATTTATGTGCCGAGCTTTTGCGACAGATGCAAATTCACTGATTAAAAACGGAAATTTTGCTCAAAATATGGATTACTGGTCTTTCGCTGCCAATGTTGCCAATGCCGGCGGGTCTGCTGCTGCAAATGTGCAGGATGACGTCTTAAAAATTGATATTAATAATCCTGGAAACGAAACATACGCGATACAATTAATACAATCTCCGATACAAATAACTAACAGCTTAAGATACAAAGTTAGTTTTGACGCCAAAGCTTCTGAAGTTTGCGCAATAGAAGTAAAAGTTGGAGGCGTTGAAAGCAGGGGCTGGAAAGATTATACGAACGGCGAAAGTGCGGGAGGCACTATTGTTTATCTTACGCCGCAAATGGAAAATCATAGTTTTGAATTCGGCATGGAAGAAACGACCGACCCGAACGCAAGGCTTGAGTTTCAGCTTGGTAAAATTTCGGCTTCATCAATTTGGATTGCTAATATAAAAGTAGAAGCGATTGGAAAAAATACAGTAAAATTTGTTGACCCGACTGTCTGGGTTCCTAATCCGAACAAAATGAAAATACCGGAAATCAAAAACAGGGGAGCAAAACTGCCTTTCATTCAGTATGAAGCTGAAGAAGCGTCTGTAAAAGGTGTGATTCTTGGCCCGAGTCGGAAGTTTGGAGAAATTCCAAATGAAGCATCCGGCAAAATGGCGGTCAATCTTAATTCAACAGGCGACTATGTTGAGTTTACACTGAAAGAAAAAACTAATTCGCTGGTGATAAGATATTGTATTCCCGATTCCAATGACGGGAAAGGTTTGACGTATCCGATAAGTCTGTATGTCAATGGGACATACAATCGAGAGATAGTTCTAACTTCTGAATATACATGGGTTTATGGCAAATATCCATGGTTGAATAATCCGCAGTTGAAAGAGCCGAGATACTTCTTTGACGAGGTAAATATATTGCTGTCGGAAATACCGGCCGGGGCAAAATTAAAATTGCAGCGGGATTCGAAAGAAAAAATAGATTTCTGCATAATCGATTTGATTGATACCGAAGTTATTCCCGCTCCTTTAAAAATGCCGGAAAATTTTCTTTCGATAACCGATTTCGGCGCAATACCGAATGATGACAAGGACGATAGTAATGCTCTCGATGCGTGTATGAAATCCGCGATTGAACAGAAAAAAGGAGTATGGATACCTGCGGGAGTTTTCAATTTTTCTGCCAGGGAAAGGCATATAGGAAATGTGGTACTTAGAGGCGCCGGGATGTGGCATACGGTGATGAAAGTAGATGGGAATATGTTCTGGGGAGAAGGCAATCATTTTGAAATGCACGACTTTGCGATTTATGGAAATACAAAATTCAGGGTTGATTCGATTGCTGAAGACGGCTTTCGTGGCGGAGCCGGCAAAGGTTCTGTGATTGAAAATATATGGTTCAATCATCTTAAAGTCGGCGTGTGGAGTGAAAAGAATACGGATGGATTGATTGTCAGAAATTGCAGATTCAGAAATTTAATGGCGGATGGAATTAATCTCTGTCTTGGCACAAAAAATTCAATAGTCGAAAACTGCCATTTTAGAGGCACAGGTGACGATGGAATCGCGATGTGGGCTGCTACATATAATGGTAACAATTTGCCGAGCGAAGATAACACGGCAAGATTCAATACTATACAGTGTCCATGGCTTGCCAACGGCATTGCTATATATGGGGGAAGAAATCAGACTATCGAAGATAATGTCATTTATGATACGGTTGTGAATGGTGCGGGAATTAATATAAACACCAATTATAATCCTGTTCCCTACAGCGGTTTTATAAAAGCCCAGAGAAATACATTGATACGATGCGGTTCCTATACAGATAAGTTTAAATATTCAATGAAAGGCGCTATATTTATTTGTACATCAGGTGCTGCCGGCATTGAAGCGGATCTGACAATGAAAGATATAGAGATATATGATGCTGCTTATGACGGAATAGCGTTTGAGGGAAGAAATCGTGTTTCTAATGCGAAGTTCGAAAACATTCTGATAAACGGCGCCGGCAAGTGGGGCATTAGAGCGACTGGAAAATCTGTTGGTTCAGCATCTTTTGAAAATGTGAAAATAAAGAATGCCATGTCTGGTACAGTTGCTGCCGACTCGAAGACTTTCACTATTATAAAGGAAAATTGA
- the pgmB gene encoding beta-phosphoglucomutase, translating into MKFKNIKAIIFDLDGVLTNTSEYHYKAWKMLADKLKIHFDRDINEKLRGIPRKESLEIMLGERIVSEEEKKKLMDIKNNYYVDLLTQMTPDDILPGVLELLQEIRKAGIKIGIGSSSKNAQTVIDKLKLGSFIDSISDGYSVDNHKPAPDLFLHCAANLNTSPKNAIVVEDAESGVEAALNGGFWVIGLGPAERVGKAHIVFPDFKNVHLQDFIGN; encoded by the coding sequence ATGAAATTTAAAAATATTAAAGCGATTATCTTTGATTTGGATGGTGTGCTCACAAATACTTCTGAATACCATTATAAAGCCTGGAAAATGCTCGCAGATAAGCTTAAGATTCATTTCGACAGGGATATAAATGAAAAATTAAGAGGAATCCCGCGGAAAGAGTCTCTTGAAATAATGCTCGGTGAAAGAATCGTTTCCGAAGAAGAGAAGAAAAAATTGATGGACATTAAAAACAATTACTACGTTGATTTATTAACGCAAATGACTCCGGATGATATTTTGCCCGGCGTTTTGGAGCTTCTGCAGGAAATCCGCAAAGCCGGGATTAAAATAGGAATAGGCTCGTCGAGCAAAAACGCACAAACAGTAATCGATAAACTTAAGCTTGGAAGCTTTATTGATTCAATCTCCGATGGTTACAGCGTAGATAATCATAAACCCGCACCAGATTTATTTCTTCACTGTGCAGCAAATCTGAATACGTCCCCGAAGAATGCTATCGTAGTTGAAGATGCTGAGTCTGGAGTTGAAGCGGCATTAAACGGCGGCTTTTGGGTTATCGGTTTAGGGCCTGCTGAACGGGTAGGAAAAGCGCATATTGTATTTCCGGACTTTAAAAATGTTCACCTTCAGGATTTTATAGGTAATTAG
- a CDS encoding carbohydrate ABC transporter permease: MSNTEWRSPKGRLVAIFYFLILVIAGIFVLFPFIFAFTAGFKTSLEVFKPGFHLLPEKWNWQNYADAWQRFKMVRMFVNTAIAAGGGVLAQIVVSTMAAYSLARLKPMGKNIIRAIILITMAVPGIAYLVPRYIIMTNLPFVHISLVNSFWGLWIPYACSSFMILVLTNAFEQIPKAYFEIAQVDGASDVRMFFMVALPLTSSLILVLGLLAFIGLWGDFLWPYLILRNSELQTVSVRLYTLTRSFPINLYLAGSFIAILPPTIAAIFLSQKVKGGLTI; the protein is encoded by the coding sequence ATGTCAAATACGGAGTGGCGTTCTCCAAAGGGACGGTTAGTTGCTATTTTTTATTTCCTGATTTTGGTAATTGCCGGAATATTTGTTCTTTTCCCATTTATATTCGCGTTTACTGCCGGTTTTAAAACGAGCCTCGAAGTTTTCAAGCCGGGATTTCACCTGCTGCCTGAAAAATGGAACTGGCAAAATTATGCGGATGCATGGCAGAGGTTCAAAATGGTCAGGATGTTTGTCAATACCGCCATCGCAGCAGGCGGCGGCGTCCTGGCGCAAATAGTTGTTTCTACAATGGCCGCTTATAGTCTTGCCAGACTCAAGCCAATGGGCAAGAACATCATTCGTGCAATAATATTGATAACAATGGCCGTTCCCGGAATCGCATACCTTGTGCCGCGTTATATTATTATGACGAATCTTCCATTTGTTCACATCAGTTTGGTAAACAGTTTTTGGGGTCTTTGGATTCCTTATGCCTGCAGTTCTTTTATGATTTTGGTTTTAACCAACGCGTTTGAGCAAATTCCCAAAGCGTATTTCGAGATAGCACAGGTAGATGGTGCTTCCGATGTACGTATGTTCTTTATGGTTGCTCTGCCGCTTACCAGTTCGCTCATTCTTGTGCTCGGTCTGCTGGCTTTTATCGGATTGTGGGGAGATTTCCTTTGGCCTTATCTGATTCTGCGTAATTCCGAGCTTCAAACCGTCTCTGTACGTTTATATACTCTGACGAGAAGTTTCCCGATAAATCTTTATCTGGCCGGTTCGTTTATTGCCATACTTCCTCCAACGATTGCTGCAATCTTTTTATCACAGAAGGTTAAAGGAGGTTTGACGATTTGA